The following are from one region of the Moritella sp. 24 genome:
- a CDS encoding DUF294 nucleotidyltransferase-like domain-containing protein, whose protein sequence is MEIELLEIQSFISQYQPFDQLPEEALEEVVKSIEISYFRADSMIIEYGDKIHDLYFIRSGVVEIYRRKGELYNRLDQGEIFGQMGLLANNKVRLPAKAVKDTLVYCIPEAVFHDFCERYEAFSDFSEVEGTIRLKQAVEENSDDANSLTTSKVKTLLSRDLVMLKNTTSIQDVAKVMAEENVSAALINDPAIINEDGHNFVGIITQHDLCAKVIATGLSVDSPVSDVMSTELMSLDHNAYVSEAMLMMLRYNVHHLPILKNKQPIGLIEVADIIRYESQNSLLLSGSIFQQQNIEDLVLLSKQLKDCFVRMVNEDANSHMIGSAMSEIGRSFKQRLLELAEEELGQPPVPYCFLALGSMARDEQLIVTDQDNGIILDNSYDNEKHGPYFEALSKFVCDGLAACGYTYCTGDIMATNPEFRKTQTEWEECFADWIDNPNPQALLNCSIFFDLTGVYGRVKWAEQLNAFILRRAKKNNRFLACLARNALNRTPPLGFFKNFVMEKDGRHNNSINLKRRGTAPLADLIRVHGLAIGSQSQNSFERLEDIIEAGILPPSKGQDLQHAMELISLVRLRHQALDVESEIEPDNNIEPENMSEFERRNLKDAFLVLSNAQNFLKYRYTANKM, encoded by the coding sequence ATGGAAATCGAATTACTAGAAATTCAAAGCTTTATAAGCCAGTATCAACCTTTTGATCAACTCCCAGAAGAAGCGTTAGAGGAAGTGGTAAAAAGCATTGAAATCTCTTATTTTCGTGCAGACTCAATGATCATTGAGTATGGCGATAAGATCCATGACTTGTATTTTATTCGCAGTGGCGTAGTAGAAATATATCGTCGTAAAGGTGAGTTATATAACCGTCTTGATCAAGGCGAGATATTTGGGCAGATGGGGTTATTAGCGAATAATAAAGTACGACTCCCTGCTAAAGCCGTTAAAGACACGCTTGTTTATTGCATTCCTGAAGCTGTATTTCATGATTTTTGTGAACGTTATGAAGCATTTTCTGATTTTTCGGAAGTGGAAGGTACTATTCGATTAAAACAAGCGGTTGAAGAAAATAGTGATGATGCTAACTCATTAACCACATCAAAAGTGAAAACGTTATTAAGCAGAGACTTGGTGATGTTAAAAAATACGACATCAATTCAAGACGTTGCTAAGGTGATGGCAGAAGAAAATGTGTCAGCTGCGTTGATTAATGATCCGGCTATTATCAATGAAGATGGCCATAACTTTGTTGGTATTATCACTCAACATGATTTATGTGCAAAAGTGATAGCGACGGGTCTGAGCGTTGATAGCCCTGTTTCAGATGTTATGTCGACAGAGTTAATGTCACTTGATCATAACGCTTATGTTTCAGAAGCGATGCTGATGATGCTGCGTTATAACGTCCATCATTTACCTATTCTAAAGAACAAGCAGCCTATTGGTCTTATTGAAGTGGCTGATATTATTCGTTATGAATCTCAAAATAGTTTGTTGTTGTCAGGTAGTATTTTTCAACAGCAAAATATTGAAGATCTGGTTTTACTCTCTAAGCAGCTTAAAGATTGTTTTGTGCGTATGGTTAATGAAGATGCCAACTCACACATGATTGGTAGTGCAATGTCAGAGATTGGGCGTAGCTTTAAGCAGCGTTTACTTGAGCTTGCTGAAGAAGAGCTAGGTCAGCCGCCTGTGCCTTATTGTTTCTTAGCCTTAGGCTCGATGGCACGTGACGAACAATTGATTGTAACAGACCAAGATAATGGCATTATTTTAGATAATAGTTACGATAATGAGAAGCATGGCCCATATTTTGAAGCATTATCTAAGTTTGTATGTGATGGATTAGCAGCTTGCGGCTATACCTATTGTACGGGCGATATTATGGCAACGAATCCTGAGTTTCGTAAAACACAAACGGAGTGGGAAGAGTGTTTTGCTGATTGGATTGATAACCCGAATCCACAGGCACTATTAAATTGCTCTATTTTCTTTGATTTAACGGGTGTTTATGGTCGTGTTAAATGGGCTGAACAATTAAATGCCTTCATTTTACGTCGAGCGAAGAAAAATAATCGATTCTTAGCCTGTTTGGCACGTAATGCATTAAATCGTACACCGCCATTGGGTTTCTTTAAAAACTTTGTAATGGAAAAAGACGGTCGCCATAATAATTCGATTAACTTGAAACGTCGTGGTACAGCGCCACTTGCTGATCTGATTCGTGTGCATGGGTTAGCGATTGGTTCGCAATCTCAAAACTCATTCGAACGCTTGGAAGATATCATTGAAGCGGGTATTTTACCGCCGTCGAAAGGACAAGATCTACAGCATGCAATGGAATTAATTTCTCTTGTGCGCTTGCGCCACCAAGCGTTAGACGTAGAGTCTGAAATCGAACCGGATAATAATATCGAACCAGAAAATATGTCGGAATTTGAACGTCGTAATCTTAAAGATGCATTTTTGGTGTTAAGTAACGCCCAGAACTTTTTAAAATATCGTTATACCGCCAATAAAATGTAG
- the thiD gene encoding bifunctional hydroxymethylpyrimidine kinase/phosphomethylpyrimidine kinase encodes MLKAITNTSTDFSSENSLSKTQNQSTPIVLTIAGSDSGGGAGIQADIKAMSATGSYACSVITAITAQNTLGVSAIFPIPLEHIEKQLDAVFSDLNIVAVKVGMLADSEIIKVVADKIKQYNPEFLVVDPVMVATSGDLLLKESAISTLKSELFPLADLITPNLPEGAALIGSDIPTDEHQMQNMISALCQLDVKSVLLKGGHLEQDTNSNDLLIFPHHVEQLTAKRINTNNTHGTGCTLSSAIASYLAQGHELLQAVKLGKQYISKAIAHADELEIGSGHGPVHHFFAGHKNV; translated from the coding sequence ATGCTAAAGGCTATCACAAACACATCAACTGATTTTTCATCAGAAAACAGTCTCTCAAAAACACAAAACCAATCGACCCCTATCGTACTAACGATTGCAGGTTCTGATAGTGGTGGTGGTGCTGGTATCCAAGCTGATATCAAAGCCATGTCAGCAACAGGTAGCTACGCTTGTTCAGTAATAACCGCGATTACCGCACAAAATACCCTCGGCGTTTCCGCAATCTTCCCTATCCCACTTGAACATATCGAAAAACAACTTGATGCCGTATTTAGCGATCTAAATATTGTGGCCGTTAAAGTAGGCATGTTAGCTGACAGCGAAATAATCAAAGTCGTGGCTGATAAAATCAAGCAATATAACCCTGAATTCTTAGTCGTCGACCCCGTAATGGTAGCTACCAGCGGTGACCTTTTACTTAAAGAGTCAGCGATCAGCACACTCAAGTCAGAACTATTCCCACTTGCCGATTTAATCACCCCGAATCTACCTGAAGGGGCAGCATTGATTGGCTCTGATATTCCGACTGATGAGCACCAAATGCAAAACATGATCAGTGCGTTATGCCAGCTTGATGTCAAATCTGTGCTACTTAAAGGCGGTCACTTAGAACAAGATACAAACAGTAACGATCTACTTATCTTTCCTCATCATGTCGAACAGTTAACAGCAAAACGCATCAATACCAACAACACGCACGGTACTGGCTGTACGCTTTCTTCTGCAATAGCCTCTTATTTAGCGCAAGGACATGAACTACTTCAAGCCGTAAAACTCGGTAAACAATACATCTCTAAGGCTATCGCCCATGCCGATGAATTAGAGATAGGCAGCGGTCATGGTCCCGTTCATCACTTCTTCGCTGGTCACAAAAATGTCTAA
- the tenA gene encoding thiaminase II, with translation MNHQDLINACKEDWEAYTQHAFVQQLAQGTLSQPSYLHYLKQDFLFLKQYARAYALAIYKARTLADMRKALPSVHALLDSEIGHHVSYCENWGLTESDLEAEPEDFGTVAYTRYVLDAGMTGDIVDLYAALAPCSIGYAEIGRNLAASINTKRTDNPFSSWIELYSGDEFQQGVAQGTDHIDALLAEIDVNSSRGQNLIHVFRTATRMEIAFWQQGLDADK, from the coding sequence ATGAATCACCAAGATTTAATTAATGCGTGTAAAGAAGATTGGGAGGCGTATACCCAACATGCTTTTGTGCAACAATTAGCGCAAGGGACATTATCACAGCCAAGTTATTTACATTACCTTAAACAAGATTTCTTGTTTCTAAAACAATATGCACGAGCTTATGCATTAGCGATTTACAAGGCCCGTACCTTAGCTGATATGCGAAAAGCATTACCAAGTGTACATGCACTATTGGATTCTGAAATCGGTCACCACGTTAGCTATTGTGAAAACTGGGGGTTAACCGAATCTGATTTAGAAGCTGAACCTGAAGACTTCGGCACTGTCGCGTATACACGTTACGTCCTTGATGCTGGCATGACTGGCGATATTGTTGATTTGTATGCAGCCCTAGCGCCCTGTTCTATCGGTTATGCCGAAATAGGCCGTAACCTAGCGGCAAGTATTAATACCAAACGAACTGATAACCCGTTTTCCAGTTGGATTGAGCTTTATAGTGGTGACGAATTTCAACAAGGTGTCGCGCAAGGCACTGATCACATAGATGCACTGCTAGCTGAAATAGACGTTAATAGTTCTCGAGGGCAAAACCTTATCCATGTATTTAGAACGGCAACACGGATGGAAATTGCGTTTTGGCAACAAGGATTAGACGCGGATAAGTAG
- a CDS encoding tetratricopeptide repeat protein, translated as MKIIKRLCLVSLPWLLTACGTIPTYNSNGTAVQESNKPSTTQTGQGKTTQKAKPKPAPIDHTAQAPAAVLSLMKRAEQQSSSGDHRSAIVSLERAIRIAPRYPDTYYRLGEQYFSQGKYNQARSLAEKSITLGADWLLRRQAESLIKRASAY; from the coding sequence ATGAAAATAATAAAGCGATTGTGTTTAGTTTCTTTGCCTTGGCTGTTGACGGCCTGCGGAACAATTCCAACATATAATTCGAATGGTACAGCAGTACAAGAGTCGAATAAACCATCAACGACGCAGACTGGGCAAGGTAAAACGACACAAAAAGCGAAGCCAAAACCTGCACCGATTGATCATACTGCACAGGCACCTGCCGCTGTTTTATCGTTAATGAAACGAGCTGAACAGCAGTCTAGTAGTGGCGACCATCGTAGTGCTATCGTGTCATTAGAGCGTGCAATCCGTATTGCCCCGCGTTATCCCGACACTTATTACCGTTTAGGTGAACAATATTTCTCTCAAGGCAAATATAATCAAGCTCGTTCACTTGCAGAAAAATCAATAACACTTGGTGCTGATTGGCTATTACGCCGACAAGCAGAATCTTTAATTAAACGCGCTTCGGCATATTAA
- a CDS encoding ABC transporter permease: protein MSDTITPSHTLQQQTTKKNKLSIGLSPLLRILISAFVIIGLWQGIVVVFDMPSFILPTPLSVFERLIERHEVLLKHTLVTAQEIVFGLLLGLFMGLFFALQMLLFKPIKHWLLPILIASQAIPVFAIAPVLMLWLGYGMASKIVMAALIIFFPVTTCCYDGLRNTPTGYLDLAKTMGATKWQLLRHVQFPASLPTLASGIRVAVVIAPIGAVAGEWVGSSAGLGYLMLQANARMMIDEMFAALLILSALSVLLYFATDRILKKLVPWDA from the coding sequence ATGAGTGACACCATAACCCCATCACATACCTTGCAGCAGCAAACCACAAAAAAGAATAAATTATCCATTGGATTATCCCCCCTTCTTCGCATCTTGATTAGCGCATTTGTGATTATTGGATTATGGCAAGGTATTGTTGTGGTTTTTGATATGCCCTCCTTCATCTTACCGACGCCTTTGTCTGTTTTTGAACGGTTAATCGAACGCCATGAGGTATTACTTAAGCACACGTTAGTAACCGCCCAAGAAATTGTATTTGGCTTATTACTCGGTTTATTCATGGGACTGTTTTTTGCGCTACAAATGTTGCTTTTCAAACCCATCAAGCACTGGTTATTACCGATACTGATTGCCAGTCAGGCTATTCCTGTATTCGCGATAGCTCCCGTTCTGATGCTTTGGCTGGGTTATGGCATGGCATCTAAAATTGTCATGGCTGCGTTAATCATTTTCTTCCCTGTGACCACTTGCTGTTATGACGGTTTACGTAATACACCAACGGGTTATCTCGACCTTGCTAAAACCATGGGGGCAACCAAGTGGCAACTCCTACGGCATGTTCAATTTCCAGCATCGTTACCAACCTTAGCATCCGGTATTCGTGTTGCCGTAGTGATTGCACCAATAGGGGCCGTTGCAGGTGAATGGGTTGGCTCAAGTGCGGGGTTAGGTTATCTGATGCTACAAGCCAATGCGCGCATGATGATTGATGAAATGTTCGCAGCATTACTTATTTTATCTGCGCTGTCTGTCTTACTGTATTTCGCCACCGACAGAATATTAAAAAAGCTCGTTCCTTGGGACGCCTAG
- a CDS encoding cytochrome c: MGNKTFTITSVFIMIIAFTTKSYAVSTNNTTERLPHNIGLKVYQQNCSVCHGQNAEGALSWKVPNSLGELPAPPHNQDGHTWRHSDAMLQRMIKTGWRDPFNKTKRLTMPAFGETLSPIEINAVIDYMKTLWTPAQVEYQQKENSRR, translated from the coding sequence ATGGGAAATAAAACATTCACAATCACCAGTGTTTTTATCATGATCATTGCGTTTACAACCAAAAGTTACGCAGTATCAACTAACAATACCACTGAACGTTTGCCTCATAATATTGGCTTGAAGGTATATCAACAAAATTGCAGTGTTTGTCATGGTCAAAATGCCGAGGGCGCTCTAAGTTGGAAAGTACCAAATAGCCTTGGTGAACTACCAGCGCCACCCCATAACCAAGATGGTCATACTTGGCGACACAGTGATGCCATGTTACAGCGAATGATAAAAACAGGTTGGCGGGATCCCTTTAACAAAACAAAACGCCTGACGATGCCCGCTTTTGGCGAGACGTTAAGTCCAATAGAGATCAATGCTGTTATTGATTATATGAAAACCCTTTGGACCCCTGCTCAAGTGGAGTATCAGCAAAAGGAAAATAGTAGACGCTAA
- a CDS encoding ABC transporter ATP-binding protein has product MSNLASKAIQVENDPISHTQAMNISISNGRLRYSDSTAPVLQGLNITMLAGQWTCILGRSGCGKTTLLRHLAGLLNQKTEWSGDISVYSALTIDSDLKSKSKPSPQLDLTQHIAYMAQQDLLLPWLSVLENVKLSSKFGDEASAGDTKKALDLLSKVGLADNADSLPQQLSGGMRQRVALARTLMQDKPVVLMDEPFSALDAVTRYRLQDLACELLKDKTVVLITHEPQEAIRLAHQIYIMQGAPASTAQLQVPTSATPRPFDAECAQLQQRIMTCLAQEYEADHE; this is encoded by the coding sequence ATGTCTAACCTCGCATCAAAAGCGATACAGGTCGAAAATGACCCTATCAGTCATACCCAAGCCATGAACATCTCAATTAGTAATGGCCGCCTACGATACAGCGATAGTACAGCACCTGTATTACAAGGGCTGAATATAACAATGCTTGCAGGGCAATGGACCTGCATTTTAGGGCGCAGCGGTTGTGGTAAAACAACGTTACTACGCCATTTGGCAGGACTGTTAAATCAAAAAACGGAATGGTCGGGTGATATATCTGTTTATTCAGCGCTAACAATTGACTCAGATTTGAAATCCAAATCAAAGCCATCACCCCAGCTCGATTTGACCCAGCATATAGCCTACATGGCACAGCAGGACTTGCTATTACCTTGGCTATCCGTACTCGAAAACGTCAAGCTTAGCAGTAAATTCGGAGATGAGGCATCAGCAGGTGACACAAAAAAAGCGCTCGACTTACTCAGTAAAGTCGGTCTTGCTGATAATGCGGACAGTTTACCTCAGCAACTCTCGGGTGGGATGCGTCAGCGAGTGGCACTCGCAAGGACATTAATGCAAGACAAACCCGTGGTATTAATGGACGAACCTTTCTCTGCATTAGACGCCGTCACTCGTTATCGATTACAAGATCTTGCCTGCGAATTATTAAAAGATAAGACCGTTGTGCTCATCACTCACGAACCACAAGAAGCGATCCGCTTAGCCCACCAAATTTATATTATGCAGGGGGCTCCAGCAAGCACAGCACAGTTACAAGTGCCAACTTCTGCAACACCACGTCCATTTGATGCTGAATGTGCACAACTACAACAGCGCATAATGACTTGCTTAGCACAAGAATATGAGGCTGATCATGAGTGA
- a CDS encoding DUF411 domain-containing protein — protein sequence MKLSNTNKVMTLSIALLIMGLLIFTSKAEAGIRAIMYKPLQCGCCDNYADYLENNGFDVDVKSMPSLVQTKRTAGVPKGYEGCHTLYVDGYVVDGLVPVNTIYKLLKERPEITGITLPGMPWGAPGMDSRPKSAPLVSYGFQKGSSDTFVYARN from the coding sequence ATGAAACTATCAAATACAAACAAAGTAATGACCCTGTCTATCGCCCTACTTATCATGGGTTTGTTAATCTTCACATCAAAAGCAGAAGCTGGAATTAGAGCGATTATGTACAAGCCTCTACAATGCGGTTGCTGCGATAATTATGCCGATTACCTAGAAAATAATGGCTTTGATGTCGACGTAAAATCAATGCCATCACTGGTACAGACAAAACGCACAGCAGGCGTACCAAAAGGTTATGAGGGTTGCCATACTCTTTACGTGGATGGCTATGTTGTCGATGGACTGGTACCCGTCAATACCATTTATAAATTACTTAAAGAACGCCCTGAAATAACGGGAATTACACTACCTGGTATGCCTTGGGGTGCACCAGGAATGGATAGTCGCCCTAAAAGCGCGCCATTAGTTAGCTACGGATTTCAAAAAGGCTCATCCGATACTTTTGTTTACGCAAGAAACTAA
- a CDS encoding ABC transporter substrate-binding protein translates to MKSNMLFKAAVFTTAILSVNAQAETKTLTLMLDWFVNPNHGPIVIAKERGYFEEQGVNVVIQEPADPSMPPKLVAANKVDLAITYQPNLTIDVAAGLPLIRAATLIATPLNTLMVLDNKKINDISDLKGKKIGIAIAGNEEATIGTMLQTGGVNYEDVEIINVGWALSSSLASGKVDAIWGGLRNFETNQLELEGFKAKAFFPEEHAVPAYDELVFVANANTYNKSAINAFNKALEQATTYIVNHPQASWKEFVAYAPDTLNNELNKRAWNDTLTRFALRPSAVDLKRYDDYAEFMYSQKIIKTLPKAQDYVPTL, encoded by the coding sequence ATGAAAAGCAATATGTTATTCAAAGCCGCTGTATTTACTACTGCGATCTTATCTGTAAACGCACAAGCAGAAACTAAGACACTGACGCTGATGTTAGATTGGTTTGTTAACCCAAATCATGGCCCTATCGTTATTGCGAAAGAACGTGGCTACTTTGAAGAACAAGGCGTCAACGTGGTGATACAAGAACCAGCGGATCCAAGTATGCCCCCTAAGTTAGTCGCAGCTAACAAAGTTGATTTAGCGATCACCTATCAACCCAATTTAACCATTGATGTTGCTGCAGGTCTCCCGCTTATTCGCGCTGCGACGTTGATCGCCACACCGCTGAATACCTTGATGGTGCTAGATAACAAAAAAATCAATGATATTTCTGATCTTAAAGGCAAGAAGATAGGTATCGCGATTGCAGGTAACGAAGAAGCAACTATTGGCACCATGTTACAAACAGGCGGTGTTAACTATGAAGACGTAGAGATCATTAATGTCGGTTGGGCACTGTCATCATCATTAGCATCAGGCAAAGTAGATGCTATTTGGGGTGGGTTACGTAATTTCGAAACCAATCAGCTCGAACTAGAAGGCTTTAAAGCTAAAGCATTCTTCCCTGAAGAACACGCTGTACCTGCTTATGACGAACTTGTGTTTGTTGCTAATGCTAACACGTATAACAAATCAGCAATCAACGCATTCAATAAGGCGTTAGAACAAGCGACGACTTACATCGTGAATCACCCACAAGCATCATGGAAAGAATTTGTTGCTTACGCACCTGATACGTTAAACAACGAGCTTAACAAACGCGCTTGGAACGATACGCTAACACGTTTTGCCCTACGCCCTTCTGCCGTTGATTTAAAACGTTATGATGATTATGCCGAGTTTATGTATTCACAAAAAATCATCAAGACATTACCAAAAGCACAAGATTACGTACCAACGCTGTAA
- the mrcB gene encoding penicillin-binding protein 1B yields MSCRFTAEWQREVLVNNNKQKSKKNNKNNNTNKNKKRSGLWWKLLLIPVFIGIAVMVYLDVIIRSTFDENKWAVPSTVYARPLEIYEGAALTVRDLKTELGLLGYKFVSTPTKPGQANIRGNQVRIYTPGFQFSDDLEPPRNILLTLQDGLVSSLNTDDGAGLLRLEPVVIGGIYPAHNEDRLLVQLSEVPESLQGMLVAVEDDSFYEHFGISVRGIARALVANIKQGGISQGASTLTQQLIKNYYLTSEQTLSRKAQEALMAILLELHSSKSDILEGYINEIYLGQDGPRAIHGFGLASQYYFKTPLADLPLDKQALLVALVRGASYYNPWRNPERALKRRDLVLDIAVREGRLDSALAAEAKAKPLGMGERTASSTKRFPAYLDLVRRQLQRDYKVEDLSENGLSIFTHFDPLVQNSAESSLTKAIAKHKRNGLSTKLDGAVVITRPNTGAVIAVVGGANARYAGFNRAIDAKRQVGSLIKPAVYLTALEQPKKYNLASVISDDEYNLSLPNGDIWSPKNYDKKDHGEVLLYKSLANSYNQSTARLGNELGLDKVVKTINRLGVDQRIPELPAITLGAVDMTPLTVAQMYQTLSADGFYTPLLAISAVVEPSGNVLKSYPLAVDKRFDAGSVYMLRHAMQAVTHEGSGRALEWLLPDFEVAGKTGTTNDLRDSWFAGFSGDMMAVVWMGRDDNKSTGLTGSSGALRVWADILRQRSELPIQNLPPQNITVGWVDRDTGQGSQGSCLNSIPMPFINGDEPEIELRCNQGVKRVIEWFRDLVE; encoded by the coding sequence ATGAGTTGTCGTTTTACGGCGGAATGGCAACGAGAGGTGCTTGTGAATAACAATAAACAGAAAAGTAAGAAGAACAATAAAAATAATAATACAAATAAGAATAAAAAACGCAGTGGATTGTGGTGGAAATTATTACTCATCCCAGTGTTTATTGGTATTGCGGTCATGGTTTACTTGGATGTTATTATCCGATCAACGTTTGATGAAAATAAGTGGGCCGTACCATCGACTGTTTATGCTCGTCCGTTAGAAATATATGAAGGTGCAGCATTAACTGTTCGTGATTTGAAGACCGAGTTGGGCTTATTAGGTTATAAATTTGTTTCAACACCAACGAAACCTGGGCAAGCCAATATTCGCGGTAATCAAGTGCGAATTTATACGCCTGGATTCCAATTTAGTGATGATTTAGAGCCGCCTCGGAATATCTTACTTACATTACAAGATGGGTTAGTGAGCTCGCTTAATACGGACGATGGTGCGGGGCTATTACGCTTAGAGCCTGTTGTTATTGGTGGTATTTACCCTGCACATAATGAAGACCGATTATTAGTGCAGTTGTCAGAAGTGCCTGAATCATTACAGGGTATGTTAGTCGCAGTTGAAGACGATAGCTTTTATGAGCATTTTGGTATTTCTGTTCGTGGTATCGCACGTGCGTTAGTGGCAAACATTAAACAAGGTGGTATCTCTCAAGGTGCATCGACACTGACTCAGCAACTGATTAAAAATTATTACCTGACTTCTGAACAAACCTTAAGCCGCAAAGCACAAGAAGCATTAATGGCGATTTTACTTGAGCTTCATTCGAGTAAGTCAGATATTTTAGAAGGTTACATTAACGAAATTTACCTTGGTCAAGATGGCCCTCGCGCTATTCACGGTTTTGGTTTAGCAAGTCAGTATTACTTTAAAACACCACTGGCAGATTTACCGCTAGATAAGCAGGCATTATTGGTGGCATTAGTACGTGGTGCGAGCTACTACAATCCGTGGAGAAATCCAGAACGAGCACTTAAACGTCGTGATTTAGTCCTTGATATTGCCGTGCGAGAAGGGCGTTTAGACAGTGCTTTAGCTGCGGAAGCAAAAGCCAAGCCATTAGGTATGGGCGAGCGTACCGCAAGTAGCACCAAACGATTCCCTGCATATCTTGATTTAGTACGTCGGCAATTACAGCGAGATTATAAGGTCGAAGATTTAAGTGAAAATGGTTTATCTATTTTTACGCATTTTGATCCACTTGTTCAAAACAGTGCCGAATCAAGCCTAACAAAAGCGATAGCTAAACATAAACGTAATGGCTTGAGTACCAAGCTTGATGGTGCGGTAGTGATCACCCGTCCAAACACGGGGGCTGTGATTGCTGTAGTGGGTGGGGCTAATGCCCGTTATGCTGGTTTTAATCGAGCGATTGATGCTAAGCGTCAAGTCGGCTCATTAATTAAACCAGCGGTTTACCTTACTGCATTAGAGCAACCTAAAAAGTATAATTTGGCCAGCGTAATCAGTGATGATGAATATAACCTGAGTTTACCTAATGGGGATATTTGGTCACCAAAAAACTATGATAAGAAAGATCATGGTGAGGTACTACTCTATAAGTCGTTAGCGAATTCTTACAATCAATCGACAGCACGTTTGGGTAACGAACTAGGCTTAGACAAGGTGGTTAAAACGATTAATCGATTAGGTGTCGATCAACGTATACCTGAGTTACCAGCGATCACGCTTGGGGCCGTGGATATGACACCATTAACAGTTGCACAAATGTATCAGACATTATCTGCAGATGGTTTTTATACTCCCCTGTTAGCGATTAGTGCTGTTGTGGAACCAAGTGGTAATGTACTTAAAAGTTACCCACTAGCGGTTGATAAACGCTTTGATGCGGGCTCTGTTTATATGTTACGTCATGCGATGCAGGCGGTGACACACGAAGGCTCGGGCAGAGCACTTGAATGGCTATTACCTGACTTTGAAGTAGCAGGTAAAACCGGCACGACTAACGATTTAAGAGACAGTTGGTTTGCTGGGTTCTCTGGCGACATGATGGCTGTTGTATGGATGGGCCGCGATGATAACAAGAGCACTGGTTTAACGGGTTCGAGCGGTGCACTGCGAGTGTGGGCTGATATTTTACGCCAACGTTCAGAACTACCAATTCAGAATCTGCCACCACAAAATATTACTGTGGGCTGGGTTGATCGTGATACCGGACAGGGTAGCCAAGGTAGTTGCCTTAATTCAATTCCAATGCCGTTTATAAATGGCGATGAGCCTGAAATTGAATTACGCTGTAATCAAGGCGTGAAGCGAGTGATTGAATGGTTCCGTGATCTTGTTGAATAG
- a CDS encoding 3'-5' exonuclease — MHNFINKEILNWGAFYKVKVEQSKDERLKSFYSAGMYHDETKLSDIDFVALDFETTGLDSEQNSIISIGLVPFNLKRIFCRQAQHWYIDPEDKLQENSIIIHGITHTDLNGAPDLLRILEPVLEALSGKVVVVHYRRIERDFFDSNLRSLINEGIVFPVIDTMQIEADVQDAKNKGFLNFFKRKRQESIRLANSRSRYNLPAYPPHDALTDAIATAELLQAQIHYHFSPDTPVKKLWL, encoded by the coding sequence ATGCATAATTTTATTAATAAAGAGATTTTAAACTGGGGTGCGTTCTATAAAGTTAAAGTAGAACAGAGCAAGGATGAACGTTTAAAGTCTTTTTATAGCGCTGGTATGTATCACGATGAAACAAAGTTAAGTGATATTGATTTTGTCGCGTTAGATTTTGAAACAACAGGTCTAGATTCGGAACAAAACAGTATCATTAGCATTGGCCTTGTGCCGTTCAATTTAAAGCGTATCTTTTGTCGTCAAGCACAGCACTGGTATATTGATCCTGAAGATAAGTTACAAGAAAATTCCATTATTATTCATGGCATTACTCATACTGACTTGAACGGTGCTCCGGATTTATTACGGATTTTAGAACCCGTATTAGAGGCATTATCAGGAAAGGTTGTAGTGGTTCATTATCGTCGTATTGAACGTGACTTTTTCGACAGCAATTTACGCAGTTTAATTAACGAGGGAATTGTATTTCCAGTTATTGATACGATGCAAATTGAAGCCGATGTTCAAGACGCGAAAAATAAAGGCTTTCTAAACTTCTTTAAACGTAAGCGCCAAGAATCAATTAGACTTGCGAATAGTCGCTCGCGTTATAATCTGCCTGCTTATCCGCCACATGATGCGTTAACAGATGCGATTGCAACCGCTGAGTTATTACAAGCTCAAATTCATTATCACTTTTCACCGGATACGCCAGTCAAAAAGCTGTGGCTGTAG